Proteins encoded by one window of Salarias fasciatus chromosome 1, fSalaFa1.1, whole genome shotgun sequence:
- the LOC115391922 gene encoding trace amine-associated receptor 13c, whose product MTALLPNVSIPGTTAALLVTTDCPLNLTPAAQAGLGLGHAPLCTLCCCGFLNRTLAVVFMVSLAFAIVVGNVITLTVFVQTRQSRTPQGYLKVSLAIADMMVGVLVVPFSVYTEVSLMVTSAPPTWYQGSSNAPAHSSPLGDPVSPWQPCMLIGPVFAGCTFVSISTIFLMTLERSVAILRPLHKDALVTRRRTLFLILLSWAASFLLALAPLIFSGNFTLEYNECSRMCNYTPLLFGSQLPPDAHILLLFPAFDFTLLGGTLAVNIVSFTSIRRYSRKRKLLSEGSLSDGGGAAGGGGCPHRPSFSDIKAAKTIGILTFAFTASFSPIAVFVLGNVVGYTWCNFSFFAFWILTGNSCCNVIIYSVRDHRFRKGVTLLFQREQSPPNGEKT is encoded by the exons ATGACTGCCCTGCTTCCCAACGTCAGCATCCCCGGGACCACCGCAGCCCTGCTGGTGACCACCGACTGCCCCCTGAACCTGACCCCAGCAGCTCAGGCGGGCCTCGGGTTGGGCCACGCTCCGCTCTGCACACTCTGCTGCTGCGGGTTCCTCAACCGCACCTTGGCTGTGGTGTTCATGGTCAGCTTGGCCTTCGCCATCGTGGTGGGAAACGTAATCACACTCACCGTATTCGTTCAAACGCGGCAGTCTCGAACACCACAGGGATACTTGAAAG ttTCTTTGGCTATTGCGGACATGATGGTCGGCGTCCTCGTGGTTCCGTTCTCCGTCTACACCGAAGTCTCTCTGATGGTGACCAGCGCCCCTCCGACCTGGTACCAGGGCAGCTCCAATGCTCCGGCCCACTCCTCCCCCCTCGGCGACCCGGTGAGCCCTTGGCAGCCGTGCATGCTCATCGGACCCGTGTTCGCCGGATGCACGTTCGTTTCCATCAGCACCATCTTCCTGATGACCCTGGAGCGAAGCGTGGCCATCCTGCGCCCGCTGCACAAGGACGCTCTGGTGACACGGAGGCGAACTCTCTTCCTCATCCTGCTGTCCTGGGCGGCCAGCTTCCTGTTGGCCCTCGCACCGCTCATCTTCAGCGGCAACTTCACCTTGGAGTACAATGAGTGCAGTCGAATGTGTAATTACACTCCGCTGCTGTTCGGGAGCCAGCTGCCTCCCGATGCccacatcctgctgctgttcccaGCGTTCGACTTCACGCTGCTTGGCGGCACCTTAGCAGTGAACATCGTGTCCTTCACAAGCATCCGGCGGTATTCGCGAAAGCGTAAACTGCTGTCGGAGGGGAGCCTGAGCGACGGAGGCGGcgcagcaggagggggaggatgcCCTCACAGGCCCTCCTTTTCAGATATCAAAGCTGCCAAGACTATTGGCATATTAACGTTCGCCTTCACCGCCTCCTTCTCTCCCATCGCAGTGTTTGTGCTGGGAAACGTGGTGGGATACACCTGGTGTAACTTTTCCTTCTTTGCCTTCTGGATTCTGACAGGGAACAGTTGCTGTAATGTGATTATCTACAGTGTGCGAGACCACCGCTTCAGAAAGGGCGTGACGTTGCTCTTTCAGCGAGAACAGTCGCCACCGAACGGTGAGAAAACCTGA